Below is a genomic region from Bacteroidota bacterium.
CGGAACCGGCTTAAATTTTTCCATTTCACAACTTTTGCCAGATCGTATCCGAGTGTAATATTTGAAATTTTTAAATAGCTTCCATCATGAACATAAAGATCTGAAAATTCTGCCCAGTTAGATCCATTTTGAGTCACTCGGGGCATTGTATTTGAAGTTCCCTCACCATGCCAACGGCTCAGAATATCAGAGGTCCAGTTACCATATTGGCCAGGGTTACGATAAGACTGAACAATTTTATTACCTGCGACTCCATTGGCTGCAACAGAAAGATCGAAATTTTTATAATTGCCTGAAAATGTAAAACCAAATATATGGTGCGGATTCGGATCGCCGATATTTGTTTTATCATCAGCTGTAATTACGCCATCGCCATTCAAATCCACATATTTCAAATCACCCGGATGAGCAGTTGGTTGTAATACATTTTCGTTACTTCTATATGATTTTACTTCTGCTTCATTTTGAAAAATTCCAGCAGTTTTATATCCCCAGAAATATCCAATCGGATTTCCTGTTGAAGCTCTAAAAAATTCAGGGCCATTTACAAATAAACTGTTGGTGCCGCCGTGAATAATTCCATCAGATGTCGGGATATTATTAACCACATTTTTATTATAGGCATAGGAACCGGAAACAGTGAAGGTAAAATCTTTCCCAAATGTTCCATTGTATGATAATTGAAGTTCTGTGCCTTTATTGGTAACATCGCCACCATTAATATATGGATTTTTATTTACACCGGCTGTTGCTAATAAAGGCGCTGCAATCAACCAGTCTTTTGTGGTCTTGTTGTATAAATCAAGACTCATTTCTAATTTACCACGAAATAATCTTGCATCAAAACCAATATTGGTTTGTTGCGATGTTTCCCATTTAGTATTTTCAACTCCAATTGTCGAAGGATATGAACCTTGAGTTAAAGTACTATTATTATTGCCAAAATTGTATTGAGCGTTTGATAAGGCAATTAAAGACAGGTAATTAAATGCAGAAATACCATCATTGCCATTAGAACCCCAGCTAGCACGTACTTTCAAAAAATCCAGCCAATTATGGGTTGATTCCATAAATGCCTCATTACTTGCCACCCAACCGGCAGAAAATGATGGGAAGTATCCCCATTGATGATCTTTGGCAAACATAGTAGAACCATCAGCACGAAAAATAACAGAGGCTAAATATTTTTCTTTATAACTGTAATTAATACGGCCGAAAAAAGAAGCTTGAGCATACACCGCATTTGCATTTCCATAAAGCGACATTCCATGAGTAATGGTTTGCTTGTTGGCAGCAGAAGTGTCAGCACTCATGGTTATTGAAGTTACTGTAGAAGTACTTAGATAACCACGATCAAAAGAACTAAATAAAGTAGATCCAGTAATATTCCCGCCTACAAATGTTCCCTGGTATTTACGAATTGCAGTACCGGCTAAAACATCAAATTTGTGATCATCATTTCCAAACAGGTAGTTAATTGTATTATCCCAGTTCCACGTATATCCCTGAGAACTACCCTGACCAGTTTTTTCGTAAAGGTTAAACTCATATATTGATAACTTATCATAAGCAGGAGTATAGCTATGATTAGCAGAAGAAGAATAATTTAAACCGAAAGTTGATTTTATTTTTAAATTGTTGATGGGTTGAAATTCTGCATAAACATCTCCTATTAATTTTTGAGTCTTTTTATCATTCTGATTATTGTATTGCATTACTGCATAAGGATTCGCTTCAGTATTATTCCAAGGGCCCCCATTATATATGGTAGAGTTAATACTGCTTAAATAATTCCCTTTTTCATCGTACATGGCTAATAAAGGACTTGTGCCAAAGGCGCTATGAAGAGGATTACCGGAATATATTCCTCCATCTGCTATCCCTTTTTGATCAGTGAAAGAAAAAGTCAGGTGTTCACCTAAGCTCAACACCCCGTCGTATATTTTACGTTCGGAATTTGAACGGAAGTTATATCGCTTATAGTTTGAAAGATCCGAACCGCCAATTATTCCTCCCTGTTGAGTATAGGACAAACCTAAGGAATAAGAGGTAACATCAGTTCCTCCAATGGAAGATAAATCATAATTTTGAACCGGAACATTGGAAGAAAACATTTGGTCTAACCAGTTAGTCCCGTTGCCTAAGGCATTAATTTGCGCTTGTGTGAAAAGAGGCAATTTCCCTGAATTTATTGCTGCTTCATTTTGCATAGTAGCATATTGAGTTGCATTCAACAAAGCCACTTTATGGCCAATATTTTGTACACCGTAATATGCATCGAAATCAATTTGTCCTGTTTTTTTACCTGACATTCCACTTTTTGTCGTAATCAAAACGACACCGTTTGCCCCGTTGATACCATAGATGGCACATGATGCAGCATCTTTTAAAATATCAACGGAAGCAATATCCGAATTGTTTAAATAGGTAATATCGCTGGTAATAACACCATCAACCACATAAAGCGGATTTGCATTTCCTATAGTTCCCACACCACGAATGTTTACTTTAAAACCACCACCGGGTTGACCCGAAGTAGAAGTAATATTTACCCCTGCGATGTGTCCTTGTAATGCTTGTAATGCATTGGTAGTGTTGAGTTTTTGAAGGTCTTCGCCTTTCATTGATACAGTGGCGCCGGTTACTAATTTTTTCTTCTGAACGCCGTAACCAACTACCACTACCTCTTCCAGTTTTTTAACATCTTCATTGAGAGAGATATCTATTTGGGATTTGCCAGCTACTGATACCTCTTTGGAAACATATCCCAGGAATGACACTACCAGTACATCATTATCAGTTACATCGATAGTAAAACGACCATCAACCCCTGTAACAGTGCCGTTGGTTGTCCCCTTCACCAAAATATTGACCCCGGGTAATGAATTATTGTCTGTTGCAGAGATA
It encodes:
- a CDS encoding TonB-dependent receptor translates to MKEKFKIKGMRKSLFKASSALKFTAIFLGIVLITQVMSSSNLFAQETTKHKVTGKIISATDNNSLPGVNILVKGTTNGTVTGVDGRFTIDVTDNDVLVVSFLGYVSKEVSVAGKSQIDISLNEDVKKLEEVVVVGYGVQKKKLVTGATVSMKGEDLQKLNTTNALQALQGHIAGVNITSTSGQPGGGFKVNIRGVGTIGNANPLYVVDGVITSDITYLNNSDIASVDILKDAASCAIYGINGANGVVLITTKSGMSGKKTGQIDFDAYYGVQNIGHKVALLNATQYATMQNEAAINSGKLPLFTQAQINALGNGTNWLDQMFSSNVPVQNYDLSSIGGTDVTSYSLGLSYTQQGGIIGGSDLSNYKRYNFRSNSERKIYDGVLSLGEHLTFSFTDQKGIADGGIYSGNPLHSAFGTSPLLAMYDEKGNYLSSINSTIYNGGPWNNTEANPYAVMQYNNQNDKKTQKLIGDVYAEFQPINNLKIKSTFGLNYSSSANHSYTPAYDKLSIYEFNLYEKTGQGSSQGYTWNWDNTINYLFGNDDHKFDVLAGTAIRKYQGTFVGGNITGSTLFSSFDRGYLSTSTVTSITMSADTSAANKQTITHGMSLYGNANAVYAQASFFGRINYSYKEKYLASVIFRADGSTMFAKDHQWGYFPSFSAGWVASNEAFMESTHNWLDFLKVRASWGSNGNDGISAFNYLSLIALSNAQYNFGNNNSTLTQGSYPSTIGVENTKWETSQQTNIGFDARLFRGKLEMSLDLYNKTTKDWLIAAPLLATAGVNKNPYINGGDVTNKGTELQLSYNGTFGKDFTFTVSGSYAYNKNVVNNIPTSDGIIHGGTNSLFVNGPEFFRASTGNPIGYFWGYKTAGIFQNEAEVKSYRSNENVLQPTAHPGDLKYVDLNGDGVITADDKTNIGDPNPHHIFGFTFSGNYKNFDLSVAANGVAGNKIVQSYRNPGQYGNWTSDILSRWHGEGTSNTMPRVTQNGSNWAEFSDLYVHDGSYLKISNITLGYDLAKVVKWKNLSRFR